From Pseudomonas sp. stari2, a single genomic window includes:
- the nuoC gene encoding NADH-quinone oxidoreductase subunit C/D: MTTGSALYIPPYKADDQDVVVELNNRFGAEAFTAQPTRTGMPVLWVARAKLVEVLTFLRNLPKPYVMLYDLHGVDERLRTKRQGLPSGADFTVFYHLMSLERNSDVMIKVALSESDLSLPTVTSIWPNANWYEREVWDMYGIDFKGHPHLSRIMMPPTWEGHPLRKDFPARATEFDPFSLNLAKQQLEEEAARFRPEDWGMKRSGPNEDYMFLNLGPNHPSAHGAFRIILQLDGEEIVDCVPDIGYHHRGAEKMAERQSWHSFIPYTDRIDYLGGVMNNLPYVLSVEKLAGIKVPEKVDVIRIMMAEFFRITSHLLFLGTYIQDVGAMTPVFFTFTDRQKAYTVIEAITGFRLHPAWYRIGGVAHDLPRGWDKLVKDFVEWLPKRLDEYTKAALQNSILKGRTIGVAQYNTKEALEWGVTGAGLRSTGCDFDLRKARPYSGYENFEFEVPLAANGDAYDRCMVRVEEMRQSVRIIDQCLRNMPEGPYKADHPLTTPPPKERTLQHIETLITHFLQVSWGPVMPANESFQMIEATKGINSYYLTSDGGTMSYRTRIRTPSFAHLQQIPSVIKGSMVADLIAYLGSIDFVMADVDR, from the coding sequence ATGACTACAGGCAGTGCTCTGTACATCCCGCCTTACAAGGCAGACGACCAGGATGTGGTCGTCGAACTGAACAACCGTTTTGGCGCCGAAGCGTTCACCGCTCAGCCGACCCGCACCGGCATGCCGGTGCTGTGGGTGGCCCGCGCCAAGCTCGTTGAAGTCCTGACTTTCCTGCGCAACCTGCCCAAGCCGTACGTCATGCTCTATGACCTGCACGGCGTGGACGAGCGTCTGCGCACCAAGCGTCAAGGGCTGCCGAGCGGTGCCGATTTCACCGTGTTCTATCACCTCATGTCGCTGGAACGTAATAGTGACGTGATGATCAAGGTCGCCTTGTCCGAGAGCGACCTCAGCTTGCCGACCGTCACCAGCATCTGGCCGAACGCCAACTGGTACGAGCGTGAAGTCTGGGACATGTACGGCATCGACTTCAAAGGTCACCCTCACCTGTCGCGCATCATGATGCCGCCGACCTGGGAAGGTCACCCGCTGCGCAAGGACTTCCCGGCGCGCGCCACCGAATTCGATCCGTTCAGCCTGAACCTGGCCAAGCAACAGCTCGAGGAAGAAGCCGCGCGCTTCCGTCCTGAAGACTGGGGCATGAAGCGTTCCGGCCCGAACGAGGACTACATGTTCCTCAACCTCGGCCCGAACCACCCTTCGGCTCACGGTGCGTTCCGCATCATCCTGCAACTGGACGGTGAAGAAATCGTCGACTGCGTTCCGGACATCGGTTACCACCACCGTGGCGCCGAGAAGATGGCCGAGCGTCAGTCCTGGCACAGCTTCATTCCGTACACCGACCGTATCGACTACCTCGGCGGCGTGATGAACAACCTGCCGTACGTGCTCTCGGTCGAGAAGCTGGCCGGCATCAAGGTGCCGGAGAAGGTCGACGTCATCCGCATCATGATGGCCGAGTTCTTCCGGATCACCAGCCACCTGCTGTTCCTGGGTACCTACATCCAGGACGTCGGCGCCATGACCCCGGTGTTCTTCACCTTCACCGACCGCCAGAAGGCGTACACGGTGATCGAAGCCATCACCGGTTTCCGTCTGCACCCGGCCTGGTACCGCATCGGTGGCGTCGCCCACGACCTGCCGCGCGGCTGGGACAAACTGGTGAAAGACTTCGTTGAATGGCTGCCAAAGCGCCTCGACGAATACACCAAGGCCGCCCTGCAGAACAGCATCCTCAAGGGTCGTACCATCGGCGTTGCCCAGTACAACACCAAAGAGGCCCTGGAATGGGGCGTCACCGGTGCCGGCCTGCGTTCCACCGGTTGCGATTTCGACCTGCGTAAAGCGCGTCCTTACTCCGGCTACGAGAACTTCGAGTTCGAAGTGCCGCTGGCCGCCAACGGTGATGCCTACGACCGCTGCATGGTTCGCGTCGAAGAGATGCGCCAGAGCGTCAGGATCATCGACCAGTGCCTGCGTAACATGCCGGAAGGCCCGTACAAGGCGGATCACCCGCTGACCACGCCGCCGCCGAAAGAGCGCACGCTGCAGCACATCGAAACCTTGATCACGCACTTCCTGCAAGTTTCGTGGGGCCCGGTCATGCCGGCCAACGAATCCTTCCAGATGATCGAAGCGACCAAGGGCATCAACAGTTATTACCTGACGAGCGACGGCGGCACCATGAGCTACCGTACCCGGATCCGTACTCCGAGCTTCGCCCACCTGCAGCAGATCCCTTCGGTGATCAAAGGCAGCATGGTCGCGGACCTGATTGCGTACCTGGGTAGTATCGACTTCGTTATGGCCGACGTGGACCGCTAA